The following coding sequences lie in one Spinacia oleracea cultivar Varoflay chromosome 1, BTI_SOV_V1, whole genome shotgun sequence genomic window:
- the LOC130465732 gene encoding uncharacterized protein isoform X2: protein MDEDQHANSGPSNKSPNQVPQKQKKKPRGPTKGIKSMPGVPRKIEWDHLDRPTGKWATDYKNHIGEISRAKVSILIRTWEDVSQGIKDTLWEDVKREFHITDETKKEVVLKSCDKRWREFKSRLTTGWIRGIRKRPKDEKIPYDLYSYITKDIWKEFVKIRTSEEAECFSELQETRWTI from the exons atggatgaagatcaacacgcaaattcaggtccttctaacaaatcaccaaatcaagtgccccaaaagcaaaaaaagaagccaagaggccctacaaaaggaataaaatccatgcccggggttccaagaaaaattgaatgggatcacttggaccgacccacagggaaatgggcaacggattacaagaatcacattggcgagataagtcgcgcaaaggtttcaatattgatcagaacctgggaagatgtttcacaaggaataaaagacactttgtgggaagacgtcaag agagaatttcatatcacagatgaaactaagaaagaagttgtcttaaagagttgtgataagcgttggagggaattcaaatcaagattgACGACTGGTTGGATTCGGGGTATAAGGAAAAggccaaaagatgaaaagattccatatgatttgtatagttatataactaaggatatatggaaggaatttgtgaagatacgtacctccgaagaagctgag tgcttttcggagttacaagagactaggtggacaatctaa